The Pyrus communis chromosome 5, drPyrComm1.1, whole genome shotgun sequence region TAATGATAATCTGTTCTGGTCCTGGCACCCACAACACAGCCTCTGAGACCGAGTACTTGACTGCCACACCACATGCAATCTCCGACACTGCAGACAAGTTCACAATCATACGCATGGGTTGTTGCAATTCTTCCACTCCCAAGGGGAAAGGCAATATTAAGTCTCCGGTGCCTGAGGCAGTGATTACTGGAAACATAACTGTTGCAGCTACTTTCATTTTCTGGTTTGTTATGGGATTGGGTGCCACAGCATCCAAGTCCAGGCTGATCTGTCCTCCGTTGACAGTCGCAAACATCACCAGCACGCGACAGTGGAGTTGGATTTCTTTGCTCATTTCTTATGTTTGGGATCTCCGGGGTTTATTTCAATGTGAAGAAACATAAGTTCATTAATCCCAAAGCCAAGTTCTTCCAGAAAAATGGAGGTTTATTATTAGAGCAGCACATTTCTTCACATGGAAGCCCAAAAATTTTTACATCCGAAGAGCTAAAGGTGGCTGCTGACCATTACAACCAGATTCACACTTTTAGTCCAGTAGAGAGTGGACAGGTTCACAAAGGACTTTTGTCAAACGGTGCGATTATGGCCATAACGGAAACAGTAGTGCAGGAGGGCCAAATCAGGCGTTTTATAAATGAGATTGTCGCTCTTACCAAAATCAACCATGAAAATGTGGTGAAGTTCTTGGGCTGCTGTTTAGAGACTGAAGCACTCATGTTGGTCTATGTACTCGCCTGCAACGAGACCTTGTTTGACTACATTCATCATGTTAATGGGAAAAAAAGCATTGCCTTGGCATATTCTTTTAAAGATAGCCTCAGAATCTGCTGCTGCTCTTGCTTATCTGCATTCTGCAGCAGAGACATCAAAACCAATGATCATTCATGGAAATGTCAACTCTTCCAACATATTATTAAGTGATTGTTTTGTGGCCAAGGTCTTCGGTTTTGGATCTTCCAGGTTGGTCCGGGTCCCTAGTAATGAATCCCAGATGAACACATTGGTACAGCAGACAGTTGGTTATCTAGACCCCGAATATCTCCAAGCAGGCCAGTTGACAGATAAGAGTGATGTTTATAGCTTCGGAGTCGTCTTATTAGAAATTTTGACGGGAGAGATGCCAATGGTATTTTAACAGACCAGAAAACCGGAGAATCATAACATCCCATTTCGTTTCTTCTGTAGAACAAAATGACATCTTTCAGATCGTTGTGCCACTAGTAAACGAGGGTAACAGAGAGCAACTCAGAGCAGTTGCAGGGCCTGCAAAGAGTTGCCTCAAGTTGAGTAGTGCCGAAAGGCCCGCGATGGAAGAAGTGGCAGGGGAATTGAGGAGGTTGTGTGGCAGCACACATTCTTCCTAAGCTAGTTCACGCCGACAACTATTGAAAGTATATGTTTTGGGCAATGATCTAATGGTTAAAACTTCAGAGTATAAAATAAGCTTACCACTAGAGTTGTTTTAGATAATCCATTGCGTATGGGCTGTGGCTGTCagctttgtttctttttcatgaaCCATGTATATTTGAAAGTTGAACCAATCTTTGAAAATAAGGCAaagtaaattttaattttagtgctAATTCAACGCGCATTGATCGTCATTTTTTTGATGGAAAATTTTCATCTTGTTCTTCAGTCGTCGACGGCCACCAAGTTGGTGACAATACAAAACCAGGTAAATTTTTATGACATTAATATCCTGGGCAAGGCCACTGCCAGTCAGAGTTCCTAGTACAAAATGGTATTGAAGGACTAACTACATGTAGTCCAAATTTATTGCCATGAACAAGTTCAACAATAGAGTACTACAAACCAACGGAAGATAAACTATGAACACTATTTtattaaacataaaacaaataattagGGTTGCCGAGACGGCTACAAACTGAAGCTACATATataaacattatatatatagtgaAAACTAAAGCAAACTCAAGTCTTAACGGGTAAGAAACTATAATATCCTTAGCCCACAAGAAATCATAAATAATAatactttttattaaataattttccaACAGAATCCAGCTTGAACGCTTTATAACCGTTTTTAACATGGAGGCATTCCTTGTGGCGGAGGTAACATTTTCTCTCCTAGGCCCTTTCCATTTTTCACTATGAACGTCACATCCATGCCCCATGACATATGTCGATCCAGATGACAGTGCATAAACCAAACGCCTACacacaacaagaagaagaacaacaatTTACATGATCTAATTATCATTCATTAATATATAACGAATTAGGGGCTGTTAACTAAAACTGGAAACTGGAAAATGATATGGTTATTATCAAACGGCACTAGAGATGATGAACATCTTCAATAATTACGTACCAGGATTGTTTGCCCTGAATCTAATGGTAGTCCAACCATTTATAGGGACAGCGATGGTGTTTTTAAGAGGAGGATCAACAAGATTATAAGTCAAAGGGTCCTTGTCCTTGTCAAAATTCCCAAGCCCCCGTCCCACAACGTAGAAATTGAATCCGTGGAGATGCATCGGATGGTCATCTCCTCCAAACAAATTTGTCCCCTGAAACACAATTTCCACAGTTGAGTTGTACTCCAGTATCTTCACCTCCGTCCCTTGCTTCGGCGTCTGTAGGTACAATGGCAAGTCCTGAGCTGTAAAATTAAACAGCAAGGGCGGGAAATTTGGAAAGCGAGTTCCAAATTCCCCATTGACATGGAAATAGTAAGCTTGCAATATGTCAATGGTAGGGTCAACAAAGCTAATGTTGTTGATACTGGAGGCAAAACGTGTCCCATTAGGCCTAGTACATGAATTAGTCGGGCAGGGTAGTGTGTTGATGGATAGTGCAAAAAACAAATGAGTTGTTATGTTGTGTGGCACGTTAACAGGGTGGTTTTTATCAGCCAAGCTTTTGAGTTTACTAGTAAAGTGAACTGATGCGTTGGTGTCGTTATGGGAAGGAAGATATGGCAACGAAGTAGGGGTTGAACTAGAATTTCTGTTGTATCGGAGTAATGCGGTGGTGGTTGTGTTGTCGTAGGGAATTCTAGCCGAGGCAACATAGGCTTTAGCAGCAATGTAGTAGTTGTTGGGGCTTTGGTCGGCATTTAACAAGAGATCAATAGTTTGCCCGGGAGATATGGTTACATAATCTGTTGAAAATGGCTTGGTGTATTTAGCATCTGAGCCTACAACCGTGACGTTGTGATTGGCAATGGCGAAAAACATCATCTCCTGCACGGCAGAGTTGATTAGTCTGAGCAGGTAGGTTTTGCCGTAATCAACTGTGAGCTTGAATGTGTCTGGTTTTGAGCAAGGATAGAGATCGCCGggttgaccattgatgaggtaAGCATTTGAATTATTAGGGTCCCCTCCACTTTGAATCGTTTCATCGTAAAGTTGTCCAATATCTTCCTTCCACCACTCTCCTACAATTTTCAAATTAACGAATTGTAGAAAAATAAGGATGGTAATTTGGAAATATTTATATAGAAATCACTTATGTTCATAAGCTCTTTTACGAGAAATCCTTTCATTCGAACACATCGAAATTCttaattaataaaagtaaaagtaaaaaattctcaaaaaaaacCTTTTAACTTTAGCAACCAATGTTGTCACAAGTGTTTTTAGTTATTGAAAAGCACTAGCTATCTTATAAGCGGTTTTGGGATAGAAGATTGAATTGATTTGCATACCCAAGATGATTGGTAATTCTGCGTGAGGCTTGGTAAAAGGGTAAGTGGCTCCCTTCTTGGGGTATATAACCATAGCACCGTGGATGGTGGCTCGATCCCACTCGCTGTGAGCATGCCACCATAGGGTCCCTTCCTCTGAGGAAAATATAATGGTTTGGGTAAACCTAGCTCCTGGTTGAATAGGACATTGCGTGATGTAATTGGGACCATCCGACCATGGGTTCCTCGGTTGCCTAACTCCATGCCTGAAATATAGATGGATCAGAATTGTACTGGTgtcatgaaaataaataaaagccgCGTGAGATTACATGCATTGTATAAAGTTGATGAATTACCAATGGAGGGTAATGTTACGATTGCCCTTGTTATAGACATCCACTATGATAGTATCTCCAGCACGAGCATACAATGTTGGTCCCGGAAACTGACCGTTTACAGTCAAGATATTTTTTGTGCTACACAATCGTTTGTATGAAGTTTCTTCTACCTACAAttaatttttgcaaacaaacAGAAGATATCATCAAttcattaatatttttgaaatcagCATACATGATGCATGCatgaataatatatgtataattatagccatgcatgcatgcaattcATACATATGCATCAGAATTTAAAACTGAACTGCAAACAAACGCAAGATATGAGttcattaatatttttgaaatcagCATACATGCATGAGCATCGTTTACAAagtgtatatacatatatatcacacacacagatatatatatatatatatatatatatatatatatatatgtatgcatgtaAAACTAtaggcatgcatgcatgatgcatgcaATTCATACATATGCATCAGAATTTAGAACTGAACTGCATCGAGATTAAGGAAATAATGAGCAGGTAATTACCACAAAAGTGTAACGAGGAGACAAAGCTTGGCAATGGAAGATGCCAACAGTAGACAATAGCAAGCCCACTACAAGTTGCAAGCTAATTAAAATATTCATGTTGATCTACGACGATATTGATGATTGCTTTCCGATCGATCGTCTTATAGCTGTATCTGTTACTACTACTAGTGATGATCACGGATTCACAGGAGTTCTGTAACTAGTCTCTGTATTTCTGTTTATGACTGATGCAGTTCGCAGGAGTTGAGGACGGATGTATATAGAGTTGAGGTTGAGAAGTCACATCAAGGTTGATTTGGACAAGCCCAGATGGCGAAGATCCATTGGAGGACTTGTCAAAGTCAGTCTTGTGTCCTGATCCACCATTattcaattattaattaagaattttaacgaaatacttacagtactgtttattttaactaaaaatcatatttttacactaaaaagtcaatcatgatattatttgttttaccttttattttgtccttatcgttaagaCTCctagttttcaaaccatttttattagttttcctttattaattaatatctaTCTGATGTCAAaaatggatttggatcccatctaTCCAAATGGTGGGAATCATAGAAATCCTCATATCTTAATCATTCATTGTACAttgtgcggttagaaattatttgaattttttatttaaaattaaaatcaaatagtACATGACAAAAatgactgcacgatgtacgatgaatagcTAGGATGTAAGGATTCCTATGATCCCCACAAAGAGAATTCGGAGAGGATTCTCATCCGAAAAAATGATCatattttatagtttttgtGGAGGAGAAATTctcttttgtaattattttatagtttttgtGGAGGAGAAATTCTCTTTTGTAACTATGTGAAGGAGAAATTCTCTTTTTACCTATTTTATAGTTTTTGTGGAGGAGAAATTCTCTTTTGTACCTATTTTATAGTTTTTGTGGAGGACAAATTCTCTTTTGTAACTATGTGGAGGAGAAATTCTCTTTTGTAACTATTTTATAGTTTTTGTGGAGGAGAAATACTCTTTTGTAACTATTTTATAGTTTTAGTAACGTCACATGTTCAAAAAGTGTATGCATCCaaattccaataaaaaaattcccaCGTCGTGAAATGGTTGAAGGAGACTCTCCGCGTGGAGGTGGTGTTGACTGGCTATTGCATCTTCTAGGATTTTGATTAGTTTCGTGGAATGCAAGCAAATATGCAACATTTAATGCAACCCATACAAAAATCTAGAGGGCGTTACGCATGGAGCAAgctactattttattattttacggTATTGGTAAATGTTATAAGTAGAAAACGATAAGAAAATTCTTATCCCTAACCTAACCTATTTTTCTCATCCCTAACCTAGAGGGCGTTACGCATGGAGCAAACTCCAGTTATTCACTCATCCCTAACCTATTTTTCTCATCCCTTGTTATCCACATATATTGTGTCATACAATATACCTAAAGTTATGCCATATCTACGAATCAACCCGATCTTCATGACGTCCACAGTCTGAAACAGACGAACAAGCTGCGACACTCTTTCCTTTGCCATCCAAAGATGCCGTTGTTGGACCCATGTCCAcactttcatttggttttggtttctgTAAAACTTGGAGCTGATTCTGCAGCATCTGTACAATAAAAGCAGTTACTAAGCAGGAGAAATCAGGGGTAACGACCACGAGATCACAACAAAAGTTATTCATCTTCTCTTTAATACCTCAATCTGGTGCTGAAGAAGCTTTTTCTGGGCCTCCAGCCGAGAAGCTGTCAGATTTGGATCGCTGCCCAACCTCTCCCCATAGGCCACGTTGGCTCCGGGGACAAACATGTAAGGTGGAAACTGAGAGAAGGACAAGTTTGCAGCTCCACCTTGGGCTGCAAGTTGTGGCAGTGATTGTCCAATAGAAGATTCTCCACTAGATTCAGTATTAGAGGAGTAGTCAGCCGTATGTCTTTGAACCTGAGGAATTGCCGTATATCCAGGAGACCTGCATACAAGAGGGCATAGTTTGTAAGGCTCTGGCATGCAGCATTCTATGCAGTGCAACATATTCAAATTATATGCATCAAGCACACTCTCACAAGcaacctagaaataaattaaaatacaatgGACACATATGATCACTCCACCAATAAAAATGTAAACCTTAACTTAGGATACCGGTGTCATTACCATACTAGTCTGTTTGCAGAAGGATATACATAAGACTTCTCATATATtgatgcagcagcagcagcagctcggAGCCTGGCTTCATGTTGGCTCACATTATCACCAGCAACTCCACCACCCTGAGCCGTTGTGCCTGCCCATGTTCCCAATTAAAATCATCAGTCAACTCGCTTCAATTTTATACTGAACAAAAGATCAGAGTCTCAAATGATCAAAATAGATTATATAAACAAAGAGCATGAAATCCAACTGGCATTTTATCGGtgccttcatttttctttaccCTCAATAATTATCTTAtataaaggaaaaggaaatgtaagttctgaaattaaaaactacaaagTTCTTTTCCTTTAATAACCAAATATCAGACCTTATGGTTGTCACACAGAAACTAAAAGATACAACACAAATTGCACTGCTCAGAAGTTTACCCTGTTGGTGAGCATCTGACTGTGAACCCCTATGTCCAGCTGTACCAGTCCCACTGTCAGGAGGTACAACTAGGGCTCTGCAAGTAGGGCAGGTATGCTGTCGCTCTAACCATGATCGAAGGCAAGTGACATGAAAAAGGTGTCCACATAATAGTTTCTTGGCTGTTGTCATCTCTTCACGGCAAATGATACAAGTTGCATCACTTCTGCATATTGATCATCAACAACTAAGACTCCAATATGCAGAATTTGATAATTACAACACTTGAAACTAATTAGACTTTAAACTTATGCATTAAGCTCTTCAGGCGTAGCATCTGGGAATCGATCATTCATGTTTGATGTGAGCTTTCGATAACGAATATAATCAGCAATGCGAATCTTAAAATTCCTAAATGTTTCATAGAGCTCACGTATCAAGTGCAATGGCACACCATAGTACCTGGGATGGGACAATACTCCACGTCAATCAAGAAAGAATAACCTCAGCTTATTCACGTCAACAAGCAAAATTCTCCATAtgcttaaaatttaaattggtAGGATTTTGGTCCAACTATTGTATCATATTCTAACTTCATGTCCACAGCTTCTCTGCCACTACGGAGCCAAACAAGTTGCATTCAACACAGATTGAGCCCAACATGTACTCCAAATTGTGTCatatttagcaaaaaaaaattctgtGTAAGCAACTTATCTAAACCTAAAGATAAACAGAATACTCACGtgaaaatcacaaggaagaagCACAAATACAGAGACAAGTGAAGCAAGTCCCGAATAAGTTCCAAGTAGAACGTGTAGACAGGCTTCTTCTCCCATTGTCCCTCCATAAGCATGTCAGTAACATAGAAAACATATTTCACAAATGTTGACACTGTTGTTGTTGCTAGTATCATGTACCTGAGATACAAAATCATGGACATTGTTAAAATAAGAAAGACTGAAGAATGCAGAAATTCATGACTTGTCCATATTATTGGCTTTTCATATCTAATGCTTTCTGTATAATCCCATTACAACTATTAGTTCTCCCCTATTGCCTTTCGTACTCGACATAAATCATTCAATGCACCTTCATATCATTCGCCCTATCAACCACTTTCCACAACAACATAATAGACTTGCTCCACTCATTTCCAATATAATGAAGCTTAATGCAATATTAACTATCAGATTAAAAAATGCCTAAGTGATCTAAGTTTGATCAAATAAAATGTAGCATGTTCCAAAATGCAAACAAAAAGAATCAGAAATACAAAGCATTAAGATGGATCACTTACTCGAACGAAAAGAAGAGGGaaaccgaggccttttgtgtgCTTATCAAGTTGCTAATTGAACTGTACAAAAAGAGACTATCTAGAACAAGCAAGAAACCCAAAAAGGAGACAATTCGAACATGAGACAGCATGGGCACAGACGGAGTAGTCTCGATGTACTCAACCCTCTTCTGAGCCAACCAATGCAAAGCCTTGATCAACAACAGAGCCGTAACCATAGCAAGAAACAAGACCGAAAAGTCCTGCCTGAAAATAGTGATGGCAAAGAGGATTTCCATGACTTCCCGCCACGACTGCTCATTAAGCCTCTCAACCTCGGCTTCCCGGAGTGATCCAAGGAAGAGCTTTTTAGTCAATTGCCACATAGTACACATAATGACCAGACCCATGttgagaagcaacaccaagctGATCTTCGACGTCGACAAATACACCATTGCCGGATAAAACTGGCCTCTACTGCTAAATGCATGATAAACAATCGCTAGGGTTGCTACCAAACTAATCCCGGCATAGGTTTGCAGCTTCATCATTTTCCTCAAAACTAATCGATGAGGTTGCTCTTACAGGCCAACTATTGACCAGTTTCCGATTCGGTTTCCGAACAGATTCAGATTAAATAATGTTACAGTGCCATCAAGGTGACACCTAGAAATTCAAACAACACAAATGAAAATCCTCAAATGAACCCTAAATCCGAAGCAAATATTAAAAATCGGAAATTGGAAAGCAATTTTGAGAAAGTAAATAATAATTTCATCTTAACAAATGAGAATTCATAGAAAAATTGAAGCAACTGAGAGTACCTGTGAGAAGCTCGCTCTGTGgaagttttgggttttgtgctgtttcttcttcttcctcccggcttttattttttcagacaaacaaaaaaaatgctaTCAGGCCaacaaaaaaatggaaaacaaaaatgatgTAGGTTAACCAATGATTAATTGCCACGTGTGAAGGACTCAAACAGCACCCAATCCgagtttattttttctttccgaCCCGACGTAAATCCGAGCCCGTCAAAGATTAGCAACGGGCTGAGATCGAGAGCCTGGCCCGGCCCGCCTATCTTGTGTGCTTGCCCAAATCTGCGAGAAATACAGAgcgagctagagagagagagagagaaatggcgACGGTGGTGAAGAGCGTCGTGAAGGCGATCAGAGAGAGAGGTCTCCGCAGCTACTTAAAGGAGCTCAAGGAGGATGGCTTCTTGTATGTTCTCTCTATCTTTAGCTTTTTGAATTGATTgatttattcatttttgttaATGTAATGCTTTGGGGGATGTCAAAGATCTAAAATTTGCTTCTGCAACGTATATGATTGGATGCCAAGAGCATCGTTGGTGTTTTTCTTATTCCAACTAGTGTTTCTGAATCCaatttgtcctccttggtacctGATAAATCAAACTGGGATGGCAAATCAGATTTTGAATTTTcgattttggttttgggtttttcttatttttgctgcataaaaaaaaaagcaataattTTTGGGAGTTCGAACTTCGAAAGGTGCTGAAGCAAACAGGTGTTGAGCTGGGTGGGTTGAGATAATTTTGTTGCTCTGTTCTCTAATGATAATCTGTTGGCTTGGTAGGAAAATGtaggaaagaaaacaaatgaaaagctAAAACATTTGTCATAAAGTTTTACTCTTTGGCGCTCAGGGACGATATCTTTTGCTATAATTGTAGTTTTGGGATTTGGAGCATTTTCTGATGTACAGGGTTCACTGAGATGTCTTTTAGTAGCTCGCTGAATGGCTCTTAAATTGCGTTTTTTGGTTTCGTATCCTATATCGTTGATTCTTTATACTGTGCTGACTGTTTATACTATTCCAAATCTTGCAGAAACTGTATTTTCGATGGAAACCTTACGTAAGTTACATTACTTCCCTCATACTTGATTTTCTTAACAAACGAGCATAAGTGCAGTGTTTACATTATATTTGGAATTTTAGTTCTTTTGAATGTAAGGTCTCGTCAAAGTCATGTTTGTTAAAATAACCTAAGTTATGTGCCCATTCAACAGACTATCCCATCTTTGTTAAAGTTTAAGGTGTTTAGTGAATTCTACGTCACAGAAATTTATTTGGTATTATACTCGAAGGAGAACATAAAACATCGAATAGTGACTGGTAGGCTAGTTAGAATTTGTAAGGATTAGTTCATAATTCTGGAAGTTTGATACGGTTAATGGTTTCTCTTTTCTAAAGAAGGCTATCTGAATTAATATTGAAATGAGGGAATACTTTTGCTTCCTTGTGGTTTTCAGGTTTTAATTGTGTTGGaatattttagtcatttttgtTTCTCTAGTTTATCTaacaaattttatttgattcgTATAGGCAAACTAAGATCCACAATATTGGGGCGAGGCTTGTAGGTGTTGATCAAATTGGCAATAAATATTATGAGAAGCTTGACACTCAATATGGTTAGTGTTTTCTACATTTCACCCAGCCTTTCTTACTGTAGCAATAAGAATATTAGTTCTTTACTGCACACTGGAGTTGTGCCGTTGGTGTCAATTAGCATTTCCAAGCACAAGCCATATTCAAATCATGATACAATTCTTGATCGTATGTATCATTTCAAATCTTAATTCCTTATTACTAAGTTTATGAAAGAATGTAAAGAAATAATTTTAGTTTCCTAGGAAGTGTGCAAATTCCTCTTCCTGGTGATACAATTGGTCCCATATTTCTCTGTAAGAATGTAAGCAAATTACTGGTGGGGGTTGGCCAAGCAATTGAACACTGCTTATTTAGATGCTTACATGCCTTGGTGCATATGATTTCACCACATCCATGTGAGTTGCTGCCATGAGTTATATAAGACTGTTCTCATTTTCCTCTTTGATGCATTGGGAATGTGCCATTGTTTAAAGTTTTGCATTGCTTCAAGGTTATTGTGGTAGGTATGCTCATTGCTCACAGCTTACTAGTTGATTGGAGGAATTTTACAGGAAGACACAGATGGGTTGAATATGCAGAGAAAAGTCGCTATAACGCTTCTCAAGTACCACCAGAATGGCACGGTTGGCTGCACTACATAACCGATCATACGGGAGATGAGGCAAGTCCTGCTTCCTTTTTAGATATTTGATCGCGTATGCTGTGAAAAAACTTGTTACATGTAGCTTACAAACAAATGAATTCCTGTTGCAGCTTTTGATGCTAAAACCAAAGAGGTACAGCATTGAACACAAAGAGAATTTCACCGGGGAGGGTGATGAGTTTATTTACCATTCCAAAGGGCACAGCCTCAATCCGGGGCAGAGAGACTGGACCAGGTACCAACCTTGGGAACCAGCCAAGAAGGAGTGAGTTGTTTCTATGGCATGTGCGTGCTCGAACTTGAAAAAATTCGGCAGTATTGTGCTGTGTATTCCATTCGGTTAATAAATGGCATGTGAATCATTTGATAGCTGTGAATCCTTTGGATTGCTTGCTGTACGGAAATAACAGTCCCGAACTTCGTAGTTTAATGAAATGCTGGTATTTTGATTTGTTGAGGGTAAATTATCTCAGTTCAAATCTAAAGGGTTGTGTTTCACAGTAAGAGTAGGAGCAATCTCCACTCGGTGGTTTTCTCGAGGCATGAAAGGGTACGCTGTTAGAGTGAAACAGACAGTTATATAAAGGGAAGTTGAGATCATCTTTGGATCTATGTATGCGGAGTTGATAGACCTGGAAATCCGAGCCGTTCAAGAGAGGGAGATACACGCCGTTcaagggttttggttttgtgcAAGGTGGACCAGAGGGTTTGGTTTTGTGTAAGGAAAGCTAGTGGAATAGGTTATTGAGGGCGCATGATTTAAATTGAGTGGTTCAAATTTTCCGGTCTGTCGGTTTCGGACACAGATCgagagaggatctctttctaTAAACGGCTTGCTTACATAcaaagaataaatttaaaatgaatgaaaaagtaTGTGGATCACACATTGATTCGTAATATGGTAAAAAGAAGAGTGTTCTTTGTGATTTACTTAGATatctctttttttcattttttttataccgATTTATGGCTCCTCCGATCATTTTAAGTAAGTAAATATGGCAAAAAGATTTCTCTGAATTTTATTGAGGGGAGTGAATGGACCGGAGAG contains the following coding sequences:
- the LOC137734588 gene encoding wall-associated receptor kinase-like 22, whose protein sequence is MAITETVVQEGQIRRFINEIVALTKINHENVVKFLGCCLETEALMLVYIASESAAALAYLHSAAETSKPMIIHGNVNSSNILLSDCFVAKVFGFGSSRLVRVPSNESQMNTLVQQTVGYLDPEYLQAGQLTDKSDVYSFGVVLLEILTGEMPMIVVPLVNEGNREQLRAVAGPAKSCLKLSSAERPAMEEVAGELRRLCGSTHSS
- the LOC137734122 gene encoding laccase-15-like produces the protein MNILISLQLVVGLLLSTVGIFHCQALSPRYTFVVEETSYKRLCSTKNILTVNGQFPGPTLYARAGDTIIVDVYNKGNRNITLHWHGVRQPRNPWSDGPNYITQCPIQPGARFTQTIIFSSEEGTLWWHAHSEWDRATIHGAMVIYPKKGATYPFTKPHAELPIILGEWWKEDIGQLYDETIQSGGDPNNSNAYLINGQPGDLYPCSKPDTFKLTVDYGKTYLLRLINSAVQEMMFFAIANHNVTVVGSDAKYTKPFSTDYVTISPGQTIDLLLNADQSPNNYYIAAKAYVASARIPYDNTTTTALLRYNRNSSSTPTSLPYLPSHNDTNASVHFTSKLKSLADKNHPVNVPHNITTHLFFALSINTLPCPTNSCTRPNGTRFASSINNISFVDPTIDILQAYYFHVNGEFGTRFPNFPPLLFNFTAQDLPLYLQTPKQGTEVKILEYNSTVEIVFQGTNLFGGDDHPMHLHGFNFYVVGRGLGNFDKDKDPLTYNLVDPPLKNTIAVPINGWTTIRFRANNPGVWFMHCHLDRHMSWGMDVTFIVKNGKGLGEKMLPPPQGMPPC
- the LOC137735059 gene encoding probable NADH dehydrogenase [ubiquinone] 1 alpha subcomplex subunit 12; amino-acid sequence: MATVVKSVVKAIRERGLRSYLKELKEDGFLNCIFDGNLTQTKIHNIGARLVGVDQIGNKYYEKLDTQYGRHRWVEYAEKSRYNASQVPPEWHGWLHYITDHTGDELLMLKPKRYSIEHKENFTGEGDEFIYHSKGHSLNPGQRDWTRYQPWEPAKKE